One Roseimaritima multifibrata DNA window includes the following coding sequences:
- a CDS encoding Gfo/Idh/MocA family protein, with translation MVAKRRQFITDSILLASSAVAFPHVAGAAQSKRIKIGQIGTAHAHASGKMSAIRSLPEIFEVVGIVEPDKERRKKAESAAAYQGLTFLEQDQLLNTPGLAAVAVETEIEQLTPTAIQCLKAGMHVHVDKPAGTTMTECHALHDEATRQGKTVQMGYMLRYNPAFELLFQVIRDGWLGNLTELSGTMGKYANDATRKQLAAFPGGGMFELACHLIDAMVTVLGKPDQVTPYAFRSHPEKDTFADNQLATFHYPNLVATIRCNHIDPFGGPRRAFEVAGEAGLFQIQPLEPGKVRLGLTQPHGPFKKGFQNVPVRKTTGRYDDEFRDLAKIARGEKELAWDSKHDLAVHEAVLLASGMPIN, from the coding sequence ATGGTCGCCAAACGACGTCAATTCATTACCGATTCTATTCTCTTGGCATCCTCCGCAGTCGCGTTCCCACACGTTGCCGGAGCCGCTCAGTCCAAACGAATCAAAATCGGGCAAATCGGCACCGCCCACGCCCATGCCTCTGGAAAAATGTCTGCGATCCGCAGCCTACCGGAGATTTTTGAAGTCGTTGGGATTGTCGAACCGGATAAGGAACGTCGTAAAAAAGCTGAAAGTGCCGCCGCATACCAAGGACTGACTTTCCTAGAACAGGATCAACTCCTTAATACTCCAGGGCTAGCGGCAGTTGCGGTTGAAACCGAGATCGAGCAACTGACACCAACGGCCATTCAGTGCCTGAAAGCGGGCATGCACGTTCATGTCGACAAACCTGCCGGCACAACGATGACCGAATGCCATGCACTGCACGACGAAGCAACCCGTCAGGGCAAGACCGTGCAAATGGGGTACATGCTGCGGTACAACCCTGCATTTGAATTGCTTTTCCAAGTCATTCGTGATGGCTGGCTTGGCAACCTGACCGAACTGTCTGGGACGATGGGAAAATACGCGAACGATGCGACGCGCAAACAACTTGCCGCCTTTCCTGGAGGGGGCATGTTTGAATTGGCATGCCACCTGATCGACGCAATGGTCACCGTGCTAGGCAAACCGGACCAAGTCACGCCGTATGCGTTCCGCAGCCATCCAGAAAAAGACACGTTTGCCGACAATCAATTGGCAACGTTTCATTACCCCAACCTTGTTGCCACCATTCGCTGTAACCACATCGATCCTTTCGGTGGGCCAAGGCGAGCCTTTGAAGTGGCTGGCGAAGCAGGGCTCTTTCAGATCCAGCCCCTTGAACCGGGCAAGGTCCGCTTAGGCCTGACGCAGCCGCATGGTCCGTTCAAAAAGGGATTCCAAAACGTTCCCGTGCGAAAAACGACCGGACGATACGACGACGAATTTCGTGACTTGGCGAAAATCGCCCGTGGCGAAAAGGAACTCGCATGGGATTCAAAACACGACCTGGCCGTCCACGAAGCAGTGCTTCTCGCCAGCGGAATGCCCATTAACTGA
- a CDS encoding GDSL-type esterase/lipase family protein: MQIQSLRGLLLVALLVASPQVLTAQQDSLTIGLIGDSTVADTYGWGPAFAKRFNNNTQVLNYARNGATLNSLSRRFDELLKQKPDVVLIQFGHNDQKRYGTDVYQNHLNSYVQRAREAGSKVIILSSVTRRNFDKEGKIQLREENLKGNLATFAKAAAKVAKEQQLTFIDLHSISIEHHNKLGPEATAAYNFSESDTTHFSEAGANATADLIITELRSAAPELAPYLLAK; the protein is encoded by the coding sequence ATGCAAATCCAATCCTTACGCGGACTCCTGCTCGTGGCCCTGTTGGTCGCCAGCCCTCAAGTACTGACCGCACAGCAAGACTCCCTCACGATTGGCCTGATCGGAGATTCAACGGTTGCCGACACCTATGGCTGGGGCCCCGCCTTCGCCAAACGATTTAACAACAACACCCAAGTCCTAAACTACGCCAGAAATGGTGCAACGCTGAACTCTCTGTCGCGCCGGTTTGATGAACTCCTGAAACAAAAACCCGATGTTGTGCTGATTCAATTTGGGCACAATGACCAGAAAAGATATGGAACCGATGTCTATCAGAACCACCTGAATTCGTACGTTCAAAGAGCTCGCGAAGCAGGCAGCAAGGTGATCATCCTTAGTTCGGTAACGCGCCGCAACTTTGACAAAGAAGGCAAAATACAGCTGCGAGAAGAGAACCTGAAGGGGAACCTTGCGACTTTCGCCAAAGCGGCCGCAAAGGTTGCCAAAGAGCAACAGCTTACCTTCATCGACCTGCATTCGATCAGCATCGAACATCACAACAAGTTAGGTCCTGAAGCGACCGCCGCGTATAACTTCAGCGAGAGCGACACGACGCACTTCAGCGAAGCCGGAGCCAACGCGACAGCGGACCTGATCATTACCGAACTTCGATCCGCTGCCCCTGAATTGGCTCCCTACCTTTTGGCAAAGTAA
- a CDS encoding sugar phosphate isomerase/epimerase family protein: MLPANRRQFLAIAAASTVLAQQSVQGQETASQANAKPAYASRYLARPAIAAYSLRQHFSWSRGKKQKPKSPAIDMFGFIDFCAEQDAAAELTSYFFAPDVSDSELLDLKRHAFRSGVAICGTSIGNRFDERTGAELEKDIVDAERWIDRAALLGASHIRFFAGKAATLADPVRFQRSVDSVRRCAKLAADRGVMIGIENHGGITAETLLRFLDEVDSDWVGINLDTGNFPTNPYKQLAACVERAVHVQWKVAIRNEAGKKEPADFARFAQILRDGKYSGYVALEYEENGDAFEETEAAYKQMKLALQTPA, encoded by the coding sequence ATGCTACCTGCTAACCGACGACAATTTCTCGCCATCGCGGCGGCCTCGACCGTCCTTGCTCAACAATCCGTACAGGGTCAAGAAACGGCGAGCCAGGCGAATGCCAAACCCGCGTATGCTTCACGATACCTGGCCCGCCCAGCGATCGCAGCCTACTCACTGAGGCAACATTTCAGCTGGTCACGAGGCAAAAAGCAAAAGCCAAAATCGCCCGCCATCGACATGTTCGGGTTTATTGATTTCTGTGCGGAACAGGATGCAGCTGCCGAATTGACATCCTACTTCTTCGCTCCCGACGTGAGCGATTCAGAACTGCTGGATCTGAAACGCCATGCCTTTCGTAGTGGAGTCGCGATCTGCGGCACGTCGATCGGAAATCGGTTTGACGAACGGACGGGCGCCGAACTGGAAAAAGACATCGTCGATGCCGAGCGTTGGATCGACCGCGCGGCCCTTCTAGGCGCCTCTCACATCCGCTTCTTTGCCGGCAAAGCGGCCACCCTTGCGGACCCTGTACGGTTCCAGCGAAGCGTCGATTCCGTCCGCCGCTGTGCCAAACTTGCCGCGGACCGGGGTGTGATGATCGGAATCGAAAACCACGGTGGCATCACCGCGGAAACGTTGCTCCGCTTCCTCGACGAAGTCGACAGCGATTGGGTCGGTATCAACTTGGATACAGGGAACTTTCCAACCAATCCATACAAACAACTGGCCGCCTGCGTAGAGCGAGCCGTCCACGTGCAGTGGAAAGTAGCGATCCGTAACGAAGCAGGCAAAAAGGAACCAGCCGATTTCGCTCGGTTTGCCCAAATCCTTCGAGACGGAAAATACTCCGGTTACGTTGCTTTGGAGTACGAAGAAAATGGGGACGCATTTGAGGAAACGGAAGCCGCCTACAAGCAGATGAAATTGGCCTTGCAAACTCCCGCTTAA